Proteins from a genomic interval of Capsicum annuum cultivar UCD-10X-F1 chromosome 4, UCD10Xv1.1, whole genome shotgun sequence:
- the LOC107868802 gene encoding uncharacterized protein LOC107868802 yields the protein MRKVIAIDGIHLYGKYGGVLLSAVAQDTENHIFPVTFCVIDKENNSSWTFFFQKLKSIIEDKPDLWVISNRHIIIANVFSRVYNYAHHGLCMRHLAENLGVNLHSGKHLYLFYVVVKVYTIDEFSDHIVELKNNSPEVAHVLKNLLGFEKWSRATSRAIERHTFVAGQNNKFMPCAKRILNDNKNMSEFLYVTNTNEGLDQFTVFDNGVIAKVNLLKRSYFCWKFDLVKMSCEHAMAALRAKYGDGVGYGNSIYEYSSPIYKVETYHLAYSEAINIVPPEAEWTVPYKVRDSNISPPTMIANSEGRKSNALRASARHSSPKRGIVVQYARNQGTKQPHVEWLTNRR from the exons atgagaaaggtaattgccatcgatggcatacatttatatggcaAGTACGGGGGTGTGTTGCTGAGTGCAGTTGCACAGGACACCGAAAATCACATCTTTCCAGTTACCTTTTGTGTCATTGATAAAGAGAACAAttcttcttggaccttcttcttccagaaattgaagtctatcatagaagatAAACCAGATCTATGGGTTATATCCAACAGGCATATCATCATTGCCAATGTCTTTTCCCGTGTTTACAATTATGCACATcatggactttgcatgaggcacctcgctGAAAATCTGGGTGTAAATCTGCACAGTGGAAAACATCTTTATCTCTTCTACGTCGTGGTAAAGGTGTATACTATTGATGAGTTTAGCGATCATATTGTCGAATTGAAGAATAATAGCCCCGAGGTAGCACATGTCCTTAAAAATTTGCTTGGTTTTGAGAAATGGAGTAGAGCAACTTCTCGGGCAATAG AGCGGCATACCTTTGTCGCTggtcaaaataataaatttatgccTTGTGCGAAAAGGATCCTAAATGATAATAAGAATATGAGCGAATTCTTGTATGTGACTAATACAAACGAGGGTCTCGACCAATTTACGGTGTTCGACAATGGCGTTATTGCCAAGGTCAATCTTTTGAAGAGGAGTTATTTTTGTTggaaatttgacttggtgaaaatgtcGTGCGAACATGCAATGGCAGCTTTGCGAGCAAAGTATGGAGATGGCGTAggttatggtaactccatctacgaGTACTCTTCACCTATTTATAAAGTTGAAACTTACCATCTCGCATATTCGGAAGCTATTAACATTGTCCCTCCAGAGGCCGAATGGACTGTGCCATATAAAGTGCGAGACAGTAATATTTCTCCACCCACTATGATTGCAAACTCAGAAGGAAGAAAGTCAAACGCACTAAGGGCGTCGGCgagacattcaagtccaaaaaGAGGAATagtagttcaatatgcaagaaatcaAGGCACAAAACAACCACATGTAGAATGGCTAACAAATCGTAGatag